A region from the Aegilops tauschii subsp. strangulata cultivar AL8/78 chromosome 5, Aet v6.0, whole genome shotgun sequence genome encodes:
- the LOC109754679 gene encoding uncharacterized protein, producing MNKSACGRAAAPTRFVRLPPRSPDPIQDTPPMAAKVLQLRSSDGKVLVAPAWDYRPTATQALPLKMRVPSRVLERVLEYWTKHSLAKATSESRESLARWDADFQRRLEEDGLAKEAAAAAQELRRYVDHGGRPHRHAATAASHVAAPAKAARADPVRAWCPLVHHLKGVNQGERSPAPAIPGSFDASDIASAARPGPATTLPAAAGADPVDVRCAIRARGRQMAEDEESACHHRKRPASKAPLCLPATAVAPVKKVSCPVASKARSFVGSTPLPVIAAAPSVKKATPASTLRARRGMGELSCKIPKQNRVTAAAPRKQPIPWVRPVVLRPC from the coding sequence ATGAATAAAAGCGCTTGCGGTCGGGCAGCGGCTCCAACTCGATTCGTTCGCCTCCCTCCCCGATCCCCAGATCCAATCCAAGACACGCCACCGATGGCGGCGAAGGTGCTCCAGCTCCGTAGCTCCGACGGCAAGGTGCTCGTCGCTCCGGCGTGGGACTATCGCCCGACCGCCACCCAAGCCCTCCCGCTGAAGATGCGGGTGCCCTCGCGCGTCCTCGAGAGGGTGCTTGAGTACTGGACCAAGCACAGCCTGGCCAAGGCCACCAGTGAGTCCCGGGAGTCCCTCGCCCGCTGGGACGCCGACTTCCAGCGCCGTCTCGAGGAAGACGGCCTCGCCAAGGAGGCCGCTGCAGCCGCCCAAGAACTCCGCCGCTACGTCGACCATGGAGGGCGTCCCCATCGCCACGCCGCCACGGCCGCGTCTCATGTCGCTGCTCCTGCCAAGGCGGCCCGTGCTGATCCCGTCCGTGCCTGGTGCCCACTTGTTCACCACCTCAAGGGTGTCAACCAAGGAGAACGCAGCCCTGCGCCGGCGATTCCCGGCTCCTTCGATGCCTCTGATATTgcctccgccgcgcgccctgGGCCTGCCACCACCTTGCCGGCTGCTGCTGGTGCTGACCCCGTGGATGTCCGGTGCGCGATCCGTGCCCGTGGACGCCAGATGGCTGAAGACGAGGAGTCCGCTTGCCACCACCGCAAGCGCCCGGCTTCCAAGGCTCCACTCTGCCTGCCTGCCACTGCTGTTGCGCCCGTGAAGAAGGTCTCTTGTCCCGTCGCTTCCAAGGCCCGCTCTTTCGTCGGCTCTACACCATTGCCTGTCATTGCTGCTGCGCCCAGCGTGAAGAAGGCGACTCCAGCTTCAACTCTGCGCGCAAGAAGGGGGATGGGGGAGCTCAGCTGCAAGATTCCGAAGCAAAACCGTGTCACCGCTGCAGCACCAAGGAAGCAACCAATTCCTTGGGTGCGTCCAGTGGTATTACGCCCTTGCTAG